GTCCACCGCGTTGCGCGGGAACGGATACGTCGTCAGCAGTTCCAGGGAGCGGGGCAGATCGTCACCGGCCTTGTTGAGCTGCTCCAGGATCGGCCGCAGGCTCTTCAGGTTCGCGACGGTGTCGTCCCGCGACGCGTTGATCACCTGGCTGCCGGTCTTCCCCAGCTTCGACAGCGAGGTGAGCATGGCCGTCAGGCTGCGCCGCTGGTCGGCCAGTACCTTCAGGGCCGGCGGCACCGTGTCCAGGGCCCCGGCGATGGTCTTCTTCTCCTGCGCCAGCCGCTTGGCGAGCCGGTCGATGCCGGCCAGCGCGCGCACGATCTCCTTGCGCCGGCCGTCGAGACCGCCGAGGAACGTGTCCAGCTCGGTCAGCAGGGACTTCACCCGGTTCTCCCGGCCCTCCAGCGCCTTGTTGAGCTCAACCGTGATGGTCTTGAGCTGGGCCACCCCGCCGCCGTTGAGCAGGGCGGACAGCGCGGAGAGGACCTCCTCGATCTCCGGGTTGCGGCCGCTGCGGGAGAGCGGGATCCGGTCGCCGTCCTTCAGCCGGCCGGCCGGGGCGGTGTCCGCGGGCGAGGACAGCGCCACGTACTTCTCGCCGAGCATGCTCGTCTGCCGCAGCTCGGCCACCGCGTTGGCGGGCAGGGTCACCGAGTCCGCGACGCGCAGCCGCACCCGGGCGTGCCAGCCGTCCAGCTCGACCTTCTCGACCGCGCCGACCGTGACGTCGTTGACCTTCACCGCCGACTGGGGCACCAGGTCGAGCACGTCCCTGAACTCGACGGTCACCCGGTAGGCGTTGCCGTCGGCCGCGGCGCCGCCGGGCAGGGCGACGTCGTACAGACCGTTGAACTCACAGCCCGTCAGCAGCAGCGAGCCGGCCGCCGCCCATGCCGCCGTGCCGGTGCGCAGTGCCCTCATGCGCGGGCCTCCAGGATTCCGCCGAGCGTACGGTCGACCGGTCCGGTGCCGGAGACCGCCCGGGTGCCGGCCGGTTCCAGCTCCGGCAGGGAGTCGAACAGTTTGTGCAGGTCGGCGCAGTCCTTGGCCTTCCCGTCCCCGGTCGTCCGCAGCAGCGAGCAGAGCAGCGAGGCCGGGTCCTGCGGGTGCTCGACGTTGTTGCGGGTGTCGAGGGTCCCCGCGGACGGGTTGTAGGCGTTCTGCAGGTTGGACAGTCCGACCGGGGCGACCTCCAGCAGTTCGGCGAGCGCGGCGCGCTGGGTGACCAGCACCTTGGTGACCTTGCTCAGGCCCTCCACGTTCGAGGTCAGCGACTGCTTGTTCGCCCGTACGAAGTCGGAGACGTCGGCGAGCGCCACCCCGAGGTGCCGCAGTGCCGCCGCGAGGTCCTTGCGCTCCGCGGCGAGCTGCCCGGCCACCTCCGCGAGGCTGTCGTTGAAGGAGCGGACGTTCTTGTCGTCCGCGGCCAGCGCGGCCGTGAACACCTGGAGGTTGCGGATGGTGGAGAACAGGTCCTGCCGCCCGTCCGACAGAGTGGTCACCGCCAGGGAGAGGTCCTCCACCGACTGGTGGATCGCCTCGCCCTGCCCCTCGAGGTTGTCCGCGCTCACGCCCAGCAGCCGCGACAGCGCGCCGTCGTCGTTCGCGCCGCGCGGGCCGAGCGCCTCCGAGGTCGTGTGCAGGCTCTCGAAGACCCGGTCCAGCTCCACCGGTACGGCCGTGCGCTCCTCCGGGATGACATCGCCGCCCCGCATCACCGGTCCGCCCCGGTACACGGGCAGCAGCTGCACGTAACGGTCGCTGACCACCGACGAGTTGATGATCGCGGCCTTCGCCTGGGCGGGCACCTTCCGTCCCTCGCCGTACTCCAGCACCACCCGCACCCGGCGGCCCTCCGGAGTGATCTCCTTGACCTCGCCGATGCGGACACCGAGCACCCGGACGTCCGAGCCCGGGTAGATGCCGACCGTCCGAGGGAAGTACGCGGTGACCCGCACCGGTTCCTCCCGCGGCCACAGCAGCAGGCCCGCCGCGACCAGCGCGAGGGCGGTGACCAGCGCCACCCCCCGCAGCAGCGGTGTGCGGGGCGGACGTATGCGGGACAGGGGTGTGCGCGGCAGACGTATGCGCGGCAGACGTATGCGCGACAGAAGTGTGCGCGGAAGACGTATGCGCGACAGGGGTGTGCGCGGCACACGTATGCGGGACAGGGACGTGTGCGGCAGACGTATGCGCGGCAGGGGCGCTTTCACGAGGGACCTCCCGTCCGCGGGACCACCGGAGCGGCGACCAGATTCTGGATGTAGCTGTCGAACCAGCGCCCGTTGCCGAGGGTGTTGGCGAAGACGCGCACATACGGAGCCAGCAGCCGCACGCTGCGGTCGAGGGCGGCCTGGTTGCGTTCGAGCATGTCGACGACCTGGTTCAGGCCCTTCAGCGCGGGCCCGATCTCCTTGCTGTTGTCCTTCACCAGGCCCGACAGCTGGACCCCGAGCGAGGCGGAGCTCTTGAGGAGGGCGTGGATCGCCGCCCGCCGCCGCGAGATCTCCTGGAACAGCGCGTCGCCGTCCTTGACCAGGAGGGAGAACTCCCGGGAGCGCTCGGCGAGCACCGCGCTGACCCCGTCGGCGTGGTCGAGGAGTTCGCGCAGCGCCTGGTCGCGGGAGGCGACCGTACGGGAGATGCGCGACAGGCCCCTGACCGACTCCCGCACCTCGGCCGGGGAGTCCTCGAAGGTAGTGGAGATCGTGTCCAGGGCCGTGGCCAGCCGCTCGGTGTCGATCTGCTCCGTCGTGGTGGTGAGGTCGCTGAACGCCGTCACGACGTCGTACGCGGGCGTGGTGCGGTTCAGCGGGATCTCGCTGCCCGGCCTCAACTGCCCCGGCCCCTTCGGCTCCAGGGCGAGGTACTTGGCGCCCAGGATCGTCTTGACGCGGATGGCGGCACCGGTGCGGGTGCCGAAAGCCGGCTCCCCCTTGACCCGGAAGACCACCTTGACGTGGTCCCCGTCCAGGTCCACCTCGTCGACCTTGCCGACCTTCACCCCGGCGACCCGCACCTCGTCGCCCGGCTTCAGCCCGCCCGCCTCGGAGAACGCGGCGCTGTAGGTCTCGCCGTCGCCGATCAGCGGAAGGTCGTCGGCGTTGAACGCGGCGACGGCCAGCAGCGCGAGCACGGTGAGGCCGACCGCGCCGATGGTCACGGGGTTGCGCTCCCGGAACGGGATCATGCGGGCCCTCTGACGCCCCTTCATGCGCACCTCGCCCGGGCGACGTGCAGTTCGGGGGTGATGACCTCACCGGTCCCCGGGAGGACCACCCGTCCGTCGAAGTCGCAGAGGTAGAAGTTGAACCAGGAGCCGTACGAGGCGGTCCTGGTCAGCTTGTCGAGCTTGTTCGGCAGCCGCTTCAGCACGCCCTCCACGGTCTTCTCGTTGTCGTTCAGCGTCCCGGTCAGATCCCGCAGCTCCGCGATGTCGTCGCGCAGCGGCGGGCGGGCGTCCTCCAGCAGGCCGGAGGTGGCCTCCGCGAGGCTGTTGATGTTCGCCAGCGACTCGCCGATCGGCTTCCGGTCGGCGGAGAGACCGGAGACCACCCGCTGGAGCTGCTTGATCAGCGCGGAGAAGCGCGCGCCGCGCTTGTCCAGGGTCGCCAGCACGGTGTTGAGGTTGTCGATCACCGAGCCGATCAGCTCGTCGCGGTCGGCGAGGGTGGTGGTGAGCGAGGCGGTGTGCGCGAGCAGGCTGTTCACCGTGCCGCCCTCCCCCTGCAGCGTCCTCACGATCTGGGTGGCGAGCTGGTTGACGTCCTTGGGGCTGAGCGCCGCGAACAGCGGCTTGAACCCGCCCAGCAGGGCGTTCAGATCGAGCGCGGGCTGGGTGCGCGACAGCGGGATCCGGCTCCCGGGCGGCAGTGCCGAGCCGTCGCCGGGGCCCTCGGTCAGCGCGACGTACCGCGAGCCGACCAGGTTGCGGTAGCGGATGACCGCGCCGGTGCCGGTGTGCAGCGGGCGGTTCTCGGTCACGGTGAACGTGACCTCCGCCAGCGTCCGGTCCTTGATGCCGATCTCCCGCACCTCGCCGACCCGCACACCGGCGACACGGATGTCGTCGCCCTCCTCCAGGCCGGTGACATCGCTGAACACCGCGCGGTAGGTGTGCTCGGGGGTGAAGGAGACGGTGGCGATGGTGGCGGCGAGCAGTGCCGTGGCGAGCACGGTCACCACCGCGAACAGACCGAACTTGATCAGCGGCGACGCGGTCTGGCCGGCCCGCCGCAGGGACGCGGACCTCATGCGACGCTCACCGCCGTCCCCCGGGCCATCGGGCCGAACAGCAGCGTGGCCACCGCGGGCACCTCGTCCGCGGGCACGCCCAGGACCGGGGCCACGAGCGATCCGACGGCCCGCTGCTCGGCCCGCGTCGCGGACACCGGCCGTCCCGTCGCGGCCCCCGGCGCGACCCGGGTGGTGCCGTCGTCCAGCTTCACGTCCGGTGCCGGGACCCGCGGCCGGGGCATGCCGTGGCAGTCGGGACCCGAGCGCTCCCCCCAGCGGGGCTCCTCCCCGGGGCGGTACCCGGGCCGCGGATGGACGAACTCGAGGGTGATACGCATCTTTCCGCCTCTGAAGGTCTGTGCCGACGCGGCCTCCTGCCGGACGAGACCGTCCAGCAGGCAGGGGTACTCGGGCGAGTAGCGGGCGAACAGCGCCAGCGTGGGCCGCGAGACCCGGCCCAGGGTGATCAGCCGCTCGCCGTTGTCGCCCAGGAAGGCGTCCGCGGTGTTCGCGGCACCGGCGGTGGAGGTGAACAGGGCGGCCAGCTGCTCCCGCTTCTCCACCACGGTGCGGCTGGTGGTGAGGGTGTTGCGCAGAATCCGCATCAGGTCCGGCGCGGCGTCCCCGTACACCTCGGCCACGTCCGCGAACCGTGAGATGTCCTCCTGCAGCGACGGCATATGGGGGTTGAGCCGGCGCAGATAGTCCTCCACCCGGGCCAGGTTGGCGCCGATCCGGTCGCCCCGGCCCTCCAGCGCGGTGGAGAACGCGGTGAGCGTGGCGTTGAGTTCGGCGGGGCGGACCGTGCGCAGCAGCGGCAGCAGATCGTTCATCAGCTGCTGCACCTCGATGCCGACGGCGGTGCGGTCCTGGGTGATGACGTCCCCGGCGCGGATCGCCCGTGCCGGGGTGCCGTCGGGGGCGACCAGGTCGACGTACTTCTCCCCGAACAGGGTCTTGGGCAGCAGCCGGGCCCGGACGTCGGACGGGATCCGCGACACGTGCTCCGGGTCGAGGGCGAGGTCCAGCGTCGCCTTCTCCCCGTCGGCCCGCACCCCGCGGACCTCGCCGACCAGCAGCCCACGCAGTTTGACGTCGGCCTGGGGATCCAGCTGGTTGCCGAGGGTGCCGGTCTCCAGCGTGACCCGGACGACGGGGGTGAACGCCTTGCGGTAGACGGCCACGGACAGCGACAGCAGCAGCCCCAGCACCGCGATGAAGACGATTCCGTTGATCCGCAGTCGGACGGACATCGGCACTACCCCGCAATCCGTACGGTCGTGCTGGCTCCCCAGATCGCCAGGCTGAGGAAGAAGTCCAGGATGTTGATGGCGACGATGGAGGTGCGCACCGCACGGCCGACCGCGACGCCGACACCGGCCGGTCCGCCGCCGGCGTAGTAGCCGTAGTAGCAGTGCACCAGGATGATCACGACGGCGAAGACGATCACCTTGCCGAACGACCAGAGCACGTCGACGGGCGGCAGGTACTGCTGGAAGTAGTGGTCGTAGGTGCCGGCCGACTGGCCGTAGTAGCCCGTCGTGATCGTCCGGGCGGCGAAGTAGGAGGACAGCAGCCCGACGACGTACAGCGGGATGACGGCGACGAACCCCGCGATCATCCGGGTCGTCACCAGGAACGGCAGCGACGGGACGCCCATCACCTCCAGGGCGTCGGTCTCCTCGCTGATCCGCATCGCGCCGAGCTGGGCGGTGAACCCGGCGCCGACGGTCGCCGACAGCGCCAGCCCCGCCACCAGCGGGGCGATCTCCCGGGTGTTGAAGTACGCGGACAGGAAGGCGACGAAGTTGGAGGTGCCGAGCTGGTTGAGCGCCGCGTACCCCTGGAGCCCCACCTCGGTGCCGGTGAAGAAGGACAGGAACGCGATCACGCCCACGGTCCCGCCGACGACGGCGAGAGCGCCGCGGCCGAAGCTGACCTCGGCCAGCAGCCGCAGCACCTCCTTCTTGTAGCGGCGCAGGGTGCGTCCGGTCCAGGCCAGTGAGCGCCCGTAGAAGACCAGCTGGGCGCCCAGCTCCTCCAGGGAGCGCAGCGGGCGCCCCACGAGACGGTCGATCAGCGCCACGGTCAGCCCTTCTGCGGAACGACTTGGAAGTACACGGCGGTCATCACGAAGTTCGTGACGAACAGCAACATGAAGGTGATGACCACCGACTGGTTCACCGCGTCGCCCACGCCCTTCGGGCCGCCCTTGGCCGTCAGCCCCTTGTACGAGGCGACGATCGCCGCGATCGCCCCGAAGACCAGCGCCTTCAGTTCGGCCGCCCAGAGGTCGGACAGCTGGGCGAGGGTGGTGAAGGAGGCCAGGTAGGCGCCGGGAGTGCCGTTCTGCAGGACGACGTTGAAGAAGTAGCCGCCCGCGACCCCGACCACCGACACCAGGCCGTTGAGCAGCACCGCGACCACCATCGACGCCAGCACCCGGGGGACGACCAGGCGGTGGATCGGGTCGATGCCCAGCACCTGCATCGCGTCGATCTCCTCGCGGATCTTGCGGGCGCCCAGGTCCGCGCAGATCGCCGTGCCGCCTGCTCCCGCGATCAGCAGGGCCGTCACGATCGGCGACGCCTCCCGAAGGACGGCGAGCACCGAGGCCGCGCCCGAGAAGGACTGGGCGCCGAGCTGCCGGGTCAGGCTGCCGATCTGCAGCGCGATGACCGCGCCGAACGGGATCGAGACCAGCGCCGTCGGCAGGATCGTCACACTGGCGATGAACCAGGCCTGCTGGATGAACTCCCGCAGTTGGAAGGGCCGGCGGGGCAGCGTCCGCAGGACGTCCAGGGCCATCGCGAACAGGCTGCCGGAGTGCCGCAGCGCCCCGGTGGGGGAGAGGCTCATGTTCCCGCCACCTCCTTGCGGCCGTGCAGCTCCGCCTCACGCCGGGCGATGGCCTCCCAGCGGGGCGGGCGGGTGATGCCGGGGCTCGGCAGCAGCCGCGGGGTCATCGCGCCGCCACCGTCGTCGGCCGACCCGCCCCGGTCCAGCTGTGCGAGCTCCAGCTCGACCTGGGCGGCGTCCTTCTCCTCCGCCATGCCGATCGGACCCTGCATCCGGCCGTGGAGGAACTGCCGCACGACGGGCTCGTCGCTGGTCAGCAGTCGCTCGCGGGGCCCGAACATCACCAGCTCCCGGCGGAAGAGGAGCCCGATGTTGTCCGGGACCTGACGGGCGGAGGCGATGTCGTGGGTGACGATGAGGAAGGTGGCGTCGATCTGCGCGTTGAGGTCGACGATCAGCTGGTTGAGATAGGCCACCCGCACCGGGTCGAGTCCCGAGTCCGGCTCGTCGAACAGGATGATCTCCGGGTCGAGCACCAGGGCGCGCGCCAGCCCGGCCCGCTTGCGCATCCCGCCCGAGATCTCGCCGGGCAGCTTCTCCTCGGCGCCGATCAGGCCGACCATGTCCATCTTCTCGAGGACGATCCGCCGGATCTCCGTCTCGGACTTGCGGGTGTGCTCGCGCAGCGGGAAGGCGATGTTGTCGTACAGGTTCATCGACCCGAACAGCGCGCCGTCCTGGAAGAGGACGCCGAACAGCTTCCGCACCTCGTACAGGTCGTGCTCGCGCAGCCGGGTGATGTCCCGGTCCGCGATCCGCACCGACCCGCGGTCGGGCTTGAGCAGCCCGACGAGCGTCTTGAGGAACACGGACTTGCCGGTGCCCGAGGGGCCGAGCATGACCGAGATCTCCCCGGCGGGCAGCGTCAGCGACACGTCCTGCCAGATGACCTGGTGGCCGAAGGACTTGGTCAGCCCCTCCACACAGATCTCGACACCCATCCGGTACACCCTTCAGCCGTTGAGCAGCTCCGACATCTGCTCTACGGGGAGGGACGGGGCGTCCGTCGCACGAGGACCGAGATTTTTTACGCGGGTGAGACGGGGCGTTCACACGGGTGTGCCGGGGGCGACGGCGCCGGCGGGGGGAGGCGGTCCGGCGGGGGCAGACCGAAGGGCGGGGGAAGGCGGGCCGCCCCCGTTTCCCATGGGTACGGAGGCGTCCGTACGCGCCCTTCCCGGTCGGCGGCCCGTTCGCCCGGTCGCCCGGGGCGGCCCGTCCACCGGTCCGGCTCCCGCGGGATCGCGGTGGGCGCATGCGCGCGGGGCGGAAGCCGCCCGGGATGCCGCGCCGCGCCGAGACACCGGAGGATGCGGGGCCGCCGGCGGTCGTGGCGGGGCCGCGCGGGGCGCGTCCGGGGTTCCGCCGCTGCCGTCGGCGGTCGCGCCGGGCCGGGCCGGTCCGGCGGGGCGCGATGCGCGGGCCGGGCGTGGGCGCGGTCGTGTTCGGTGGAGCAGCGGTCCGACGGTCGTCAGGGTGCAGGGATGTCGCCCGGGATCGACCGGGTGGGTGCGGGCGGCGGCCCCGCGGGCGGGGGGCTGGGCAGGGCCGGTTCCGCCGGAGCGGCGGGCGCGGTCGCGGTCGGCCGGGGCAGGCCGGGCGTCCCCTCGGCGGCGCCGCCCGGACCCCCCGGCAGGTCCGGCGGCCGCGGCACCCCGGAGGCCTCCGGCAGCCGTGGCGCGCCGGATGCGTCGGGCAGCTCCGGCAGCTCCGGTATCCCGGGCGTCACGGGTATCCCGGGCACCTCCGGGACGGAGGGCACCGCGGGCGCGGGCACCGCGGGCACCGCCACCGGCGGGAGCGAGGAAAGCGCCGGCCCACCCGGCAACAGCGGTACGGGCAGGCCGTCGCCCGGTGCTCCCGGTACGCCGGGTGGAGCGGGCAGCGGGCCCGTCGGGACGCTCTGCCCCGCGCCGCCCCGCTCCTCGCCGCCCCGCCCGGCGCCGTCGCCCGCGGTCCGGACATCGGCGGTCTCGGACGTGCTGGGGGACGGCCCCGGCCCGTCGCCCTCCTGGGCGTACGGGACGACGAAACCGGCGGCCGCGAGTGTCGCCGCGGTCGACGCGGCGACCACCAGATGAGCGTTGCCTCCCGTCCGGGGCCTGCGCCCCAGCAGCCAAAGGACCACCCCCAGCGTGCCCGCGAGCGACGCCCGAAGCGTCCGGCGGGCCCGGGCCAGCAGCGACTCAACCGTCCGGTAGCTCAGCCCCATCTCCCGGGCGACCTCACCGACGTCGAGGTCCTCGGACTTCAGCCGCAGTGCCTCCGCCTGCCGGGCGGGCAGCTCACCGCTGCGCACGGCCAGCCACTTCGCCTCGGCCCGGTCGCACACCACCTCGTCGACGGGCGCGGGCCGCGGCGCCACCAGCAGCGGGCTGCTGCGTACCTCCGCCTCCCGGTTGACCTGCCGGTACCGGTCGACGCACAGCCGCATCGTCACCGTCGTCAGCCACGCGCCCAGCCGGTCGTCGTCGAGATGCGGGTTCTCGGCCGCCCGCAGCATCGCCTCGTGCACGGCGTCCTCGGCGTCCTCCTGGCTCATCGACCGCCGACGGGCCACCTTGAGCAGGTCCTCGCGATGGCTCCAGGCGCGCTGCCAGCGTTCCTGCGACGCCCCCTCCCGGGGCCCGCCGCGGGCCGCCCGCTCCTCCGCGCCCGAATGCGCAGTCTGAGTGTCCGTCGCCATGAGGGCCCCTTCGCGCTCACCCCGCCGGTCCCGTCCTGCCCGGCGGGGGGCGACATTACCGCCGGGTATCCGGGGTTGTGGAGGGGGTGGCGCGCATCGAGTCCTTACCGTTGCCGACCAGCGGCTCCGTGCCGGAGGGTACGCCGCCGCCGGGCAGCGGGGCCCGGGGCGTGGGGACGGCCGGCACGGGCGCGACGGGCAGCACGGGGCGGCCCGGGCCCTCGGTGCCCTGCTCCGTGGGCCGGGGCGCGGGCGACGCGGAGGACCCCGGCGGCCGTGTGCCGTCCGCGCCGCCGGTCCCCCTCGGTCGGGTGGAGGCGTCCGGTCCGGGCGGGGCGGGCCGGGCCGTGCGGGAGGGCGCCGGTGTGGCACGGGGCGCGGCGGTTCCGGCGCCACCCGCGTCCGGCACCACCAGGTGCCCCTGGAGGAAGTAGTTGAACCACGCCAGGACCGTACGCAGATAGGCCGTCGAGCGGTTGTACCCGAGGATCGCGCGGTCCAGGTCGGCCGGCTCCGAGAGGTCCCGGCCGCCCGCGCACAGATAGCGGCCCGCGGAGAGTGCCGCGTCGTGGATGTTCGACGGGTCGGCCCGGCCGTCGCCGTTGCCGTCGGCACCCCAGACCGCCCAGGTCGACGGGATGAACTGCATCGGCCCGACCGCACGGTCGTACACCGTGTCCCCGTCGTACGCCCCGCCGTCCGTGTCCGTGATCCGCGCGAAGCCGTTGCCGTCCAGCCGGGGCCCGAGGATCGGCGTGACGGTCGTCCCGTCCGGCCCCACCCGCCCGCCGTGCGCCTGCCCGGACTCCACCTGCCCGATCGCGGCGAGCAACTGCCAGCGCAGCCCGCATCCGGGGGCGCTGCGCGCCAGTTCCGACTCGGCCCGCCGGTAGGCGGCGAAGACGCCGGCCGGGAGCGCGCCGCCGCCCGCCACCGGGCTCCCTTCGCCCGCATCCCCGCCGGCCGGGCCTCCGGCTCCCCGCGCGCGGAGCGGGGGCAACTCGGTGCGGTACGCGGAGTCGCCCGAGACACTCGGCCCGGGTGTCCCGCCTTCCCCGACGGGTGCGGGCGCGGAGGCCAGGGCCCCCTGCGCCTGTGACGCGGTCAGCACCGCCATCGCCGCCGCGGCGACCGCCGCACCCCGTACCGCTCTGCGTCCGTGACCCGTCATGCCGGCCCACCCCTCCCTCGTCCTGCCGCCCGCCACCCCGGGGCGTGCGGCTTCCTCCATCCGGCTCTACGCGGGAGGCGGGCCGTTCCGTCGCACGCGGTCGCCGGATTCTCCGGCACCGCCCGGCGGGCGCCCGTACGGGCGGGCTTAACGTGGGGTCATGCGATTGCGAGTGGAGTTCACGACAGAGCCCTTCGACCTCGACGAGGCCCCGGCCCACGCGCTGGTCGCCCGTGAGGTCATCCAGGCCGCCGACCTGGACGCCGTGGACGTCGGCCCCTTCGGCAACACCGCCGAGGGCGGGGCGGACGCCGTGCTCACCGCGGTCGACTCGCTGCTGCGCCGGGCCCTCGGCGCGGGCGCCACCCGGGTGTCGCTGCAGGTCAACGTGATCGGGGAGGACGGCACCGCGACGGCCGTCCACGACGGAGCCGTGGGCGGCCGTCGCGAGGCCGTGGACGACGGAGCCGTGGAAAGCGCGAACGCGCATGCGCACGCGAGCGAGGACGCGGACGCGGATGCGGATGCTAACGAGAACGCGGAGGGGGAGCGGTGACCGGGCCCGGCGAGCATCCCCTGGTCAGCGCCGTGAGACCGCTGGCGGACGCGATGGGGGCGGAGATCCTCCGCCCGGACCAGGCCCAGCCGGACGACGTGGTCCTCTCCTGGGAGGGAGCCGAGGTACTGGCCGTGCGGCTGCCTCAGCTCTCGGACTCGCTGGACCACATCCTGGCCGCCATGGAGCGGCGCCACGGCATGCCGCTGTCGTCACTCGACCGCAAGGCGAAGCAGTCCGTCGTACGGACGCTGGAGGCGCGCGGTGCCTTCTCCGTACGGCACGGAGTGGAGACCGTGGCCGGTGCGCTCGGGGTCAGCCGGTTCACCGTCTACAACTACCTGAACCGGGAGAAGAGCCCTTAGGGCGGGAGGCCCGAGGCGGGTGGTCGGCGGGACCCGGGGACCCGCCGGCACGCTCCGTCCGCCCCCGCGCACCGGTTCGCGCACGGCCGAGCGCCCGACCCGGGGCACCGGCTCCGTGCACGGCCGAGCGCCCGCCCCCGGGTCGTCGCCGACCGGGGCGGGCGCTGCTGTTCGCAAGGTCACATGGCCTCCTGCTCCTTCGACGACGACTGCGCCTTGCGGATGTCGTGCACGCCGGCGACGAGGGTGCCGTCGTGCTGCTCGTAGTGCGAGAGGGCGAGTCCGAGGCCGAAGAACGTGGGTGCCCACTCTCCGACGAAGATGCCCCACCGGTCCGCGCGGTCGAGTCCGGCGCCCGGCTCGGCCTTGCGCGATGCGGTCCAGGCCAGGATGGACAGGCCGATGGACACGAACGCCGCGGTGTAGGCGTGCTCGCTGCGCAGGCCCTTCTCGTGCAACATCTGGATCATCGTGTTCTCCCTGGTGTTCAGGTGCCTGGACTTCCCTCAGGTTCACCCGCCCGGCGGAGCGACGCATCCGGAAA
The Streptomyces tirandamycinicus DNA segment above includes these coding regions:
- a CDS encoding MCE family protein: MRALRTGTAAWAAAGSLLLTGCEFNGLYDVALPGGAAADGNAYRVTVEFRDVLDLVPQSAVKVNDVTVGAVEKVELDGWHARVRLRVADSVTLPANAVAELRQTSMLGEKYVALSSPADTAPAGRLKDGDRIPLSRSGRNPEIEEVLSALSALLNGGGVAQLKTITVELNKALEGRENRVKSLLTELDTFLGGLDGRRKEIVRALAGIDRLAKRLAQEKKTIAGALDTVPPALKVLADQRRSLTAMLTSLSKLGKTGSQVINASRDDTVANLKSLRPILEQLNKAGDDLPRSLELLTTYPFPRNAVDAIHGDYVNLKITADLDLESVYGNLADEPSKPGVPDVPSLPGVPGLPEPPGLPDVPDVPDVPGVPKPTALPGEPGGPPPAPTPPGGGGGLCPPVCTTGHASYGSGDGDGRPPGVDLALAELMLKGMQP
- a CDS encoding MCE family protein → MALVTALALVAAGLLLWPREEPVRVTAYFPRTVGIYPGSDVRVLGVRIGEVKEITPEGRRVRVVLEYGEGRKVPAQAKAAIINSSVVSDRYVQLLPVYRGGPVMRGGDVIPEERTAVPVELDRVFESLHTTSEALGPRGANDDGALSRLLGVSADNLEGQGEAIHQSVEDLSLAVTTLSDGRQDLFSTIRNLQVFTAALAADDKNVRSFNDSLAEVAGQLAAERKDLAAALRHLGVALADVSDFVRANKQSLTSNVEGLSKVTKVLVTQRAALAELLEVAPVGLSNLQNAYNPSAGTLDTRNNVEHPQDPASLLCSLLRTTGDGKAKDCADLHKLFDSLPELEPAGTRAVSGTGPVDRTLGGILEARA
- a CDS encoding MCE family protein, which translates into the protein MIPFRERNPVTIGAVGLTVLALLAVAAFNADDLPLIGDGETYSAAFSEAGGLKPGDEVRVAGVKVGKVDEVDLDGDHVKVVFRVKGEPAFGTRTGAAIRVKTILGAKYLALEPKGPGQLRPGSEIPLNRTTPAYDVVTAFSDLTTTTEQIDTERLATALDTISTTFEDSPAEVRESVRGLSRISRTVASRDQALRELLDHADGVSAVLAERSREFSLLVKDGDALFQEISRRRAAIHALLKSSASLGVQLSGLVKDNSKEIGPALKGLNQVVDMLERNQAALDRSVRLLAPYVRVFANTLGNGRWFDSYIQNLVAAPVVPRTGGPS
- a CDS encoding MCE family protein; this translates as MRSASLRRAGQTASPLIKFGLFAVVTVLATALLAATIATVSFTPEHTYRAVFSDVTGLEEGDDIRVAGVRVGEVREIGIKDRTLAEVTFTVTENRPLHTGTGAVIRYRNLVGSRYVALTEGPGDGSALPPGSRIPLSRTQPALDLNALLGGFKPLFAALSPKDVNQLATQIVRTLQGEGGTVNSLLAHTASLTTTLADRDELIGSVIDNLNTVLATLDKRGARFSALIKQLQRVVSGLSADRKPIGESLANINSLAEATSGLLEDARPPLRDDIAELRDLTGTLNDNEKTVEGVLKRLPNKLDKLTRTASYGSWFNFYLCDFDGRVVLPGTGEVITPELHVARARCA
- a CDS encoding MCE family protein produces the protein MPMSVRLRINGIVFIAVLGLLLSLSVAVYRKAFTPVVRVTLETGTLGNQLDPQADVKLRGLLVGEVRGVRADGEKATLDLALDPEHVSRIPSDVRARLLPKTLFGEKYVDLVAPDGTPARAIRAGDVITQDRTAVGIEVQQLMNDLLPLLRTVRPAELNATLTAFSTALEGRGDRIGANLARVEDYLRRLNPHMPSLQEDISRFADVAEVYGDAAPDLMRILRNTLTTSRTVVEKREQLAALFTSTAGAANTADAFLGDNGERLITLGRVSRPTLALFARYSPEYPCLLDGLVRQEAASAQTFRGGKMRITLEFVHPRPGYRPGEEPRWGERSGPDCHGMPRPRVPAPDVKLDDGTTRVAPGAATGRPVSATRAEQRAVGSLVAPVLGVPADEVPAVATLLFGPMARGTAVSVA
- a CDS encoding MlaE family ABC transporter permease is translated as MALIDRLVGRPLRSLEELGAQLVFYGRSLAWTGRTLRRYKKEVLRLLAEVSFGRGALAVVGGTVGVIAFLSFFTGTEVGLQGYAALNQLGTSNFVAFLSAYFNTREIAPLVAGLALSATVGAGFTAQLGAMRISEETDALEVMGVPSLPFLVTTRMIAGFVAVIPLYVVGLLSSYFAARTITTGYYGQSAGTYDHYFQQYLPPVDVLWSFGKVIVFAVVIILVHCYYGYYAGGGPAGVGVAVGRAVRTSIVAINILDFFLSLAIWGASTTVRIAG
- a CDS encoding MlaE family ABC transporter permease encodes the protein MSLSPTGALRHSGSLFAMALDVLRTLPRRPFQLREFIQQAWFIASVTILPTALVSIPFGAVIALQIGSLTRQLGAQSFSGAASVLAVLREASPIVTALLIAGAGGTAICADLGARKIREEIDAMQVLGIDPIHRLVVPRVLASMVVAVLLNGLVSVVGVAGGYFFNVVLQNGTPGAYLASFTTLAQLSDLWAAELKALVFGAIAAIVASYKGLTAKGGPKGVGDAVNQSVVITFMLLFVTNFVMTAVYFQVVPQKG
- a CDS encoding ABC transporter ATP-binding protein; translation: MGVEICVEGLTKSFGHQVIWQDVSLTLPAGEISVMLGPSGTGKSVFLKTLVGLLKPDRGSVRIADRDITRLREHDLYEVRKLFGVLFQDGALFGSMNLYDNIAFPLREHTRKSETEIRRIVLEKMDMVGLIGAEEKLPGEISGGMRKRAGLARALVLDPEIILFDEPDSGLDPVRVAYLNQLIVDLNAQIDATFLIVTHDIASARQVPDNIGLLFRRELVMFGPRERLLTSDEPVVRQFLHGRMQGPIGMAEEKDAAQVELELAQLDRGGSADDGGGAMTPRLLPSPGITRPPRWEAIARREAELHGRKEVAGT
- a CDS encoding RNA polymerase sigma factor, which produces MATDTQTAHSGAEERAARGGPREGASQERWQRAWSHREDLLKVARRRSMSQEDAEDAVHEAMLRAAENPHLDDDRLGAWLTTVTMRLCVDRYRQVNREAEVRSSPLLVAPRPAPVDEVVCDRAEAKWLAVRSGELPARQAEALRLKSEDLDVGEVAREMGLSYRTVESLLARARRTLRASLAGTLGVVLWLLGRRPRTGGNAHLVVAASTAATLAAAGFVVPYAQEGDGPGPSPSTSETADVRTAGDGAGRGGEERGGAGQSVPTGPLPAPPGVPGAPGDGLPVPLLPGGPALSSLPPVAVPAVPAPAVPSVPEVPGIPVTPGIPELPELPDASGAPRLPEASGVPRPPDLPGGPGGAAEGTPGLPRPTATAPAAPAEPALPSPPPAGPPPAPTRSIPGDIPAP